The sequence below is a genomic window from Sorangiineae bacterium MSr12523.
GTCATCCCCGGTCGCATCGTGCAGCGCGGCCTGCTCACGATGGACATCCGAGTCACGGCCCCCATGCAACACGGTCCTCTCTATCTCGCGGGCGATGCTGCCCACAGCGTGCCCCCGGCCGGTGGCAAGGGATTGAACCTGGCCATCGCCGACGCCGTCGAATTGGCGGATGCGATCGTGGCCCGTTTCCGAAGGGCCGACGGCGGACGGCGACTGGCCGAATATTCCAACACGAGGCTGGCCCCGCTCTGGGAGGCGCTGGCGTTCACGGATTGGCTGCTCTACACCATCAATGCGCCACTGGACTTGCCGCCCGGACAAGCCGCGTTCGAGCATCGTCTTCGCACCGCCCGATTACGGGCTCTGCGCGACTCGCCGGTGCTTGCGAGCTGGTTTGCCCACGCGTACGTCGGCGCCCCCGTCAATTCGCGGAGTCCGCGCGACCCAGCAGACGCCCCGTCAGGTGCGCAATGGTGACATCGGCCTGGGCCCAATCGACGTGGGCGCGCGTGCGGCGAAGTTCGGCGTCGCGCACGTCATCTTCCGCCTTCACCAGCTCCAACGCAGTGGCTCCCCCGGTGCGAAAGAGCTGCTCTTTGGCGGTGAGCTGCTGCTCGGCGATGGCGAGCGTCGCACCGGCGAGCTCCAGGCGCCGCTGCGCGGACTCGCTGTCGGCGATGGCGTTCTCCAGCTCTTTCACGATGCGCTGTTTCGTCTCCTCCAGCTTTTGCTGCGCGGCGGAAATCGCCAGCTCGGCGCGCGTTTTCTCGGCGCGACGGCGTCCGCCATCGAGCGGCGCCTCGAAGGTCAGCCCCACGTGCGCGCTCCACGCCTCCAGCCCGTAGACCTGCTGCAGCGCGGGCGGTATGTCGCGGTTTCCCAGGCCTTGCGCCTGCACGTAGGCGTCCAGATCGAGCGTCGGGCGAAGCTCGTCGGCCGCCGTGCGCGCCCTCACCTCCGCGAGATTCACCTCCGCCCGCTGCCCGGCCAATTCGTACGACACGGCGAGCGCACGCTCGCGCGCATCCGGGGGCGGCGGCAGCGGCGCAGGCGGGGCGCGCGTCACGTCGGCACGGCGCGCGCTCAAGGATGCGTCGCCCACCAGGCGCGCAAGCTCGTTCGAGCTTCGTCTCTCCTCGCGCAACGCACCCGTCACGTCTTCTTCGCGCTTCGCCACGTCGGTTTCGATGGTGAGCGCCTCCGCAGGGGCTGCACTGCCCGTGCGAATGCGCGCCGCCGCATCGGCGAGCTCGGCACGACCGCGCCCCAGACTGCGCTGCCGGATTTCCACCGCGCGGCTCGTGTAAAAAAGCTCCCAATAGCCTTTGAGCACATCGCGCATCAGTTCGCTCGCAGTTTGTTCCGAGGCGCTCGCCGCCTTGGCGCGCGAGGCCCGCGCTTGCACGAGCTCCGCCTCGAAGACATCGCGACCGGCGCCGCGCAAAAGCGGCTGCTTCAACGACAACTTGGCCAGCGCACCGTAGCTCGGACCAAAGGTGAAGGTCGAAAGCTGCGGCGGGTTCGCACTCGTATTCACGAAGGTCGACTGCATGCGCTGGCTCTGACCTTCGAGCCGCAAGGTCAGATCCGTTCCCCAGATGAAATGCCGCGAGAGCTGCGCGCCGAGCTTGTACGTCGTCGACTCCGGCGCCGTCACCCCGCTGACGCTCAGAGACGGGGTCTTCGTGCGGTCTGCCTGGCCGTCGAGCCCCAAGACGAACCCGTAGCGATGCTCCTCGCCCTCCTCGAGCAACGCCGCGCGGCGGTGCTCCGTTCGCGCAGCCGCCAGGCCCGGGTTGTGTGCCAAGGCACTTCGAATCACGCCCGTCTCACTGACGATTTGGCTCCCCTCGCCCTCGGCCCGTGCCGAAAAAGACGCGAGAACGAACGCGGTGCATCCAAGAAATATCCACGGTGACCTACTCATGGCGCAATGCCTCGATGGGATGAAGACGCGCGGCTTTGCGCGCGGGTAAGAAGCCGAAGACCACGCCGAGCCCCGCCGAAAAGCCGAAGGCGGCAACGACGAGCGGCACGTCGATCGCGAAGGGCATTCGCAGCATGCGCGAGGCGGCGTACGAGCCTCCCAGCCCCAGTGCGACGCCCGCGACACCGCCCAAGGCGCACAGGAAGATCGCCTCCACCAGGAACTGCAGGAGCACGTCACGCCCCAACGCACCGATGGCCAAGCGCGTTCCAATCTCGCGCGTGCGCTCGGTGACCGAGACCAGCATGATGTTCATGATTCCGATTCCGCCGACCAAAAGACTCACCGCCGCAACGGCCGCGAGAAACGCGGTGAGCGTCTGGGTCACGTTGCCGGCGGACTTCGCAATCTCGCGCGTGTCGTCCAAGGAGAAGTCGTCCTCCTCCTGCACCCGTGTGCGCCGTCGCTCGCGCAAGACCGCACGAAGGGTATCCTTTGCCCGGTGGATCGAAGCTTCGTCGGCCACGGTCGCGAAGATGGTGCCGATGTACGAGTTGCCCGTGAGCCGGCGCTGCACGGCGCGAATGGGCAAGATGAGCAGATCGTCCTGGTCGTGGCCGAAGGTCGAGCGGCCCTTGGGCTCGAGCAGACCGATGACGTTGCACGTGACGGTGCCCAGCCGAATGGTGTCGCCAATCGGATTCGCGGGGCCGAAGAGCTGACGGCGCACCGTCTCGCCGAGCACGCACACCGGAATGCCCGCATCGAGCTCCGACTCGGAAAAGTCGCGACCGGAAAGGATGCGCAGGTTGCGCACACGAAAATAGTCGTTCGTGGTGCCGTTCGCCGTCGTGTTGAAATTCGCGCTCCCGTGCATGGCGAGCACGCTTGCATTCGTCACGGGCGCGATGCCGGTGAGGCCGGGCACCTCGCGCGAAAGAGCCCGCACGTCGTCCAAGTCGAAGGAACGCGCGGTACCGCTCACCGGACCGCGGCGCATCGCCCCCGGCGAGACGATCAACATGTTCGTGCCCAAGGACGCGACCTCCTGCGTGACCAGCGCCGTGGCGCCGCGCCCCAGGGTGACCATGGCAATGACCGAGCCGACGCCAATGACGATGCCGAGCATCGTGAGGGCCGAGCGCATCGTGTTTCGTCGCAGCGCCCGGAGCGCCATGAACCACGTCTCGAGCCACATCACGATTCCTCCTGCGGGACATTCGGAGCGTCCTCGGCGATCAACCCATCGTGAAAGCGGATGATGCGGCGCGCCCAGCGAGCGATGTCCGGCTCGTGGGTCACCATGACGACGCTCATGCCCCGCGTGCGATTCAGCCCCGAGAGCAGGCGCATGATCTCGCCCTTTCGCGCCGAGTCCAGGTTGCCCGTGGGCTCGTCGGCGACCACCAGCGACGGATTCGTGACGATGGCCCGAGCGATGGCCACCCGCTGTTGCTGCCCGCCGGAAAGCTCGTTGGGCTTGTGGTGCTCGCGCCCCTCGAGCCCCACGGCGTGGAGCGCCTCGCGCGCGAGCTCGCGACGGCGTGCGCGCGGCACCCGCCGATAGACCAGCGGCAGCTCCACATTTTCCAGTGCGTCGTGCGCGGAAGAAGGTTGAAGCCCTGAAAGACGAACCCGATGCAATGCCTCCGGAGCCGCGCGAGCGCATCGGCATCGAGCGCGGTCACGTCGATGCCGCGAACGAAGTACGCCCCCGACGTCGGCGTATCGAGCGCGCCGATGATGTTCATCGCGGTCGATTTTCCCGAGCCGCTCGCGCCCACGACCGCGACGAATTCGCCGTCGTGCATGGTGAAGCTCACGCCATCGAGCGCGCGCACCTCGGCGTCGCCTTCGCCGTACACCTTCGTCACGTCGCGCAGTTCGAGAAGCGGTGGCTCAGGGTTGCTGCGCGACATCGACGACGATCTCCGATCCCACCTCGAGCGACGATCCCAGGAGCTCCGTAACGCTGCCGTCGCTCGCACCGGTTTTGACCGCAACGGGAACCAGCTCGTCCCCACGCCGCACGTGCACACGCTTTTCCCCAGCACGCGGCGGAGGGCCCGCCGATGGCGACGGCGGTGGCACGAAGCGAAGCGCGGCATTCGGCACCACGATGGCTCGGGAGATGGTCTCGCTCACGATGGTCGCCGTCGCCGTCATCCCGGGACGGAGCACGCGATCGGCATTGTCCACGGTCAGCACGGCCTCGTACGTGACCACGTTCTGCTCGGTTTTCGGCTCGTTGCGCAGAGAGAGAACGCGCGACGAAAATTGCCGGCTCGGATACGCATCGACCCCGAAAAAGGCCTCCTGCCCTTCCCTCACCCGCCCGATGTCCGACTCGGCGACGTTGACATGAAGCTCGAGCTTGCTCAGATCCTCGGCGACCTTGAAGAGGACCGGCGTCGTATACCCCGCCGTCACCGTCTGCCCGGGCTCGACGCTGCGGCTCAGAACGATGCCATCCATCGGCGCGACGATTTTCGTCTTGCCCAGCTTCGACGCGGCCGCTTTCAAATTCGCCCGCCGGATCTCCGCATTGGCGCGCTTGCCCGAAAGATCCGCGGCCGCCCGCGCCGCCGCTGCCTCGGCCGCCTCCAGATCTTTCTGCGCGATGAGGCCGAGCGCCGCTTGCTCCTTGGCGCGTTGCCGCGCTTGCGACTTTTCGGCGAGCGTCGCCACGGCTTGCTCGATGTCGCTCTCGGCCGCGAGCACCTGCGCGCGTTGTTGCTCGACGTCGGCCCGCAATTGCTCCGGATCGATCTCCGCGAGGACCTGTCCCTTGATGACGCGGTCGTTGTAGCCGACCAAGACGCGTTGGACTTTGCCGGTCACCTCTGCACCGACCTCGACGGTGGCCAGCCCTTGGAGCTTGCCCGTGGCCGCCACCGTCACGCGCAGATCCTGCTGGGCGACCTTTTCCGTCGTATAGCGCGGACGGGCACTTTCGGCGCGGCGACGCAGAAACGCGCGCACGCCGAGAACGAGGGTTACGAGCAAGACGGCGCCAAACGCTGCACGCAGCAGAATCTGCCGCCCTTTTCGTTTGCCAATTCCAAGAACGCGCCGGACGTCTTCTGTACTTTCAAGCATGGGAATGACCTCGGTTTTGACCGCGGTACGGCTTCGAAAAAGGCGATGCCGACGAGTGGTCCGCTCGAGCGAACGAACGGGCAGCCCGCATGTGCGAGCGGGCAGTGACTGGACGTCCCACGCACGCGAGCTAAGTAGTTCGAGTGGCCGAGATGGATCAGTCGTTCGAAATGACACGGAGACGCCAGCGCTGGTTCGGGGCGGGCGCGGCATGCCTGTTCCTGCTGGCTCTTTGGTTCGCGCCGCTTCTCTTCACCTCGCCGACGTTCACCTCCGAAGCGCAGCGCCGCGCGGCCATGATTCGATCCATCGTCTGGACCATCCAAACGCCGCTCACCGTCGCCTGCCTCTCCCTGCATTACGAGTGGGCGGCGCGTCAGGGCGCGCGCACGGCGAAGACGGTCATCACGAGCCTGGCGCTCGCCAGCGCCATTGGGTTCTTCTGGGCGGCGTTGATCAACTTCATCGTCGACCCCGAGCTGCCCGCGGGAATGGCGCGCTACGATCTCCCGCGGACCGTGATGTCGGGCATCTTCACGGGCTTTTTGCATAGCGGGGTGTGGGTCTTCGGCTTCGTGTACATCTTCGCCGCCGAGGACGCGCGGGTGCGGGCGCTCGAACGCGAGGCGCACAAATCGGAAGCCGCCCGATTCGCGCTCGAGGCGGAGAAACTACGCGCCACCGCGGAGCTGGCGCGCCTTCGCTCGCAGCTCGAGCCGCACTTTTTGCTCAACACCTTGAATGCCATCTCGGGCCTGGTGACGCGAAGGCCGAAGGAGGCACGGCGGCTCATTGGATGCCTGGGCGACCTTCTCGCCGACTCGCTTCGCGATGCCGACGGCATGCAGACGCTCGACCAGGAGATGCAATGGCTTCACCG
It includes:
- a CDS encoding ATP-binding cassette domain-containing protein, which codes for MHRVRLSGLQPSSAHDALENVELPLVYRRVPRARRRELAREALHAVGLEGREHHKPNELSGGQQQRVAIARAIVTNPSLVVADEPTGNLDSARKGEIMRLLSGLNRTRGMSVVMVTHEPDIARWARRIIRFHDGLIAEDAPNVPQEES
- a CDS encoding histidine kinase; protein product: MTRRRQRWFGAGAACLFLLALWFAPLLFTSPTFTSEAQRRAAMIRSIVWTIQTPLTVACLSLHYEWAARQGARTAKTVITSLALASAIGFFWAALINFIVDPELPAGMARYDLPRTVMSGIFTGFLHSGVWVFGFVYIFAAEDARVRALEREAHKSEAARFALEAEKLRATAELARLRSQLEPHFLLNTLNAISGLVTRRPKEARRLIGCLGDLLADSLRDADGMQTLDQEMQWLHRYAEILESRHADALRFHWVVSEATREVLIPRLLLQPLVENAVHHGALRRSGGGEVTVRVELERRAGVDDVVCTIEDNGPGLSTNPTRPGAFGIHSVRRRLALEYRDANLHLESTGQGTRAVVRFPRDAMHKAPDMGVTA
- a CDS encoding TolC family protein — translated: MSRSPWIFLGCTAFVLASFSARAEGEGSQIVSETGVIRSALAHNPGLAAARTEHRRAALLEEGEEHRYGFVLGLDGQADRTKTPSLSVSGVTAPESTTYKLGAQLSRHFIWGTDLTLRLEGQSQRMQSTFVNTSANPPQLSTFTFGPSYGALAKLSLKQPLLRGAGRDVFEAELVQARASRAKAASASEQTASELMRDVLKGYWELFYTSRAVEIRQRSLGRGRAELADAAARIRTGSAAPAEALTIETDVAKREEDVTGALREERRSSNELARLVGDASLSARRADVTRAPPAPLPPPPDARERALAVSYELAGQRAEVNLAEVRARTAADELRPTLDLDAYVQAQGLGNRDIPPALQQVYGLEAWSAHVGLTFEAPLDGGRRRAEKTRAELAISAAQQKLEETKQRIVKELENAIADSESAQRRLELAGATLAIAEQQLTAKEQLFRTGGATALELVKAEDDVRDAELRRTRAHVDWAQADVTIAHLTGRLLGRADSAN
- a CDS encoding ABC transporter permease, which gives rise to MWLETWFMALRALRRNTMRSALTMLGIVIGVGSVIAMVTLGRGATALVTQEVASLGTNMLIVSPGAMRRGPVSGTARSFDLDDVRALSREVPGLTGIAPVTNASVLAMHGSANFNTTANGTTNDYFRVRNLRILSGRDFSESELDAGIPVCVLGETVRRQLFGPANPIGDTIRLGTVTCNVIGLLEPKGRSTFGHDQDDLLILPIRAVQRRLTGNSYIGTIFATVADEASIHRAKDTLRAVLRERRRTRVQEEDDFSLDDTREIAKSAGNVTQTLTAFLAAVAAVSLLVGGIGIMNIMLVSVTERTREIGTRLAIGALGRDVLLQFLVEAIFLCALGGVAGVALGLGGSYAASRMLRMPFAIDVPLVVAAFGFSAGLGVVFGFLPARKAARLHPIEALRHE
- a CDS encoding efflux RND transporter periplasmic adaptor subunit, which gives rise to MLESTEDVRRVLGIGKRKGRQILLRAAFGAVLLVTLVLGVRAFLRRRAESARPRYTTEKVAQQDLRVTVAATGKLQGLATVEVGAEVTGKVQRVLVGYNDRVIKGQVLAEIDPEQLRADVEQQRAQVLAAESDIEQAVATLAEKSQARQRAKEQAALGLIAQKDLEAAEAAAARAAADLSGKRANAEIRRANLKAAASKLGKTKIVAPMDGIVLSRSVEPGQTVTAGYTTPVLFKVAEDLSKLELHVNVAESDIGRVREGQEAFFGVDAYPSRQFSSRVLSLRNEPKTEQNVVTYEAVLTVDNADRVLRPGMTATATIVSETISRAIVVPNAALRFVPPPSPSAGPPPRAGEKRVHVRRGDELVPVAVKTGASDGSVTELLGSSLEVGSEIVVDVAQQP